A single region of the Methanococcoides sp. AM1 genome encodes:
- a CDS encoding ABC transporter permease gives MLNFSQALHLSIGSISSYKLRSALTTLGIIIGIAAVVANVSLGASFNQFFVDELGSQGSNFIVIYSEDINLFYDNQLDVIKNTPKVEGVSPIRQQLAGVTYISTLRQVDIQGTSADYEKIGNIQLEVGNFFSEQDKYAAVLGSDVAYEKFDQKVSYRNSIDIEFIRRDGTPVSRSFKVIGIIDSPDSTFIQSGAESDVRIFIPIDTMNEMLGIEDYGGFSITVEDAESVRPVSDEIDKKIARSLGVSERELDNEDVKPYSIFNQADILDQLDELSAGLTSLFISVALISLIVGSIGIMNIMLVTVTERTKEIGLLKSLGYTRSNILYLFITESIILGLIGGILGTVLGFVGSYAAVSFLNLPYVFPTYLLVLGVGIAVVVGLIAGVYPANKASKLDPVESLRKS, from the coding sequence ATGCTGAATTTCTCACAGGCCCTTCATCTGTCTATTGGCAGTATAAGCAGCTACAAGCTAAGGTCTGCACTGACAACTCTTGGTATCATCATAGGGATAGCTGCTGTTGTTGCAAATGTATCTCTTGGTGCGAGCTTCAACCAGTTCTTCGTTGACGAGCTTGGTTCCCAGGGGTCGAACTTCATTGTTATTTACAGCGAGGATATCAATCTCTTCTATGACAACCAGCTTGATGTCATAAAGAATACGCCAAAGGTCGAAGGTGTGTCCCCTATCCGACAGCAACTGGCGGGTGTTACGTATATCAGTACTCTAAGACAGGTTGATATTCAGGGGACTTCGGCCGATTATGAAAAGATCGGCAACATACAGCTGGAGGTCGGTAATTTCTTCTCAGAGCAGGATAAGTATGCTGCTGTACTGGGTTCGGATGTTGCATATGAGAAGTTCGACCAGAAGGTTTCCTACCGTAATTCCATCGACATTGAGTTCATACGCAGGGATGGTACACCTGTATCCCGCAGTTTCAAAGTGATTGGCATTATTGATAGCCCTGATTCCACTTTTATCCAGAGCGGAGCTGAATCTGATGTAAGGATATTCATTCCGATCGATACGATGAACGAGATGCTGGGAATTGAGGATTATGGCGGATTCTCAATAACAGTTGAAGACGCTGAATCGGTGCGTCCGGTTTCTGATGAGATCGATAAGAAGATCGCCAGAAGCCTTGGAGTCTCTGAAAGGGAGCTTGATAATGAGGATGTAAAGCCTTATAGTATCTTTAATCAGGCTGACATTCTCGATCAGCTTGATGAGCTCTCAGCCGGTCTTACTTCTCTCTTTATTTCGGTTGCACTGATCTCATTGATAGTCGGTTCTATCGGTATTATGAATATCATGCTTGTGACCGTGACAGAAAGGACAAAAGAGATCGGACTATTGAAATCGCTTGGTTATACGAGATCCAATATTCTCTATTTGTTCATCACAGAATCAATTATACTCGGTCTTATAGGTGGTATCCTTGGGACTGTCCTGGGTTTTGTCGGCTCTTATGCTGCAGTAAGCTTCCTTAACCTGCCTTACGTCTTCCCGACATATCTCTTAGTCTTAGGTGTTGGCATAGCCGTTGTCGTAGGCCTGATCGCAGGTGTCTATCCTGCGAATAAAGCTTCAAAACTTGATCCGGTGGAGTCGTTAAGAAAAAGCTAA
- a CDS encoding iron ABC transporter substrate-binding protein produces the protein MKLKTYSGILIILLVILSCIGSGCVSSSGKSAVNNVEMQTITDGLGREVTVPVAPEKIICQGPGALRYICYLGAQDKVVGVEDIELRKDENRRPYAIANPQFQNMPLIGEYRGNTDPEKIVAVDPDVIFWTYVQSADDADELQAKTGIPVIALNYGDLGVYRDDMYHSLRIMAEVMEKEERGEEVIEFFDMTIEDLGSRTEDIPEEEKASVYVGGIAYRGPHGFQSTEPSYPPFELINAKNVASSLGTEHADVSKEAIIEWDPEIIFVDLSTYQTTPSAVDELKTDPAYTSLTAVKNGEVYGVVPYNWYTTNHGSVLAAAYYSGEVIYPDRFQNIDAAEKADEIYVFLFGEPAYEAMNSGFSAGFGQIELNE, from the coding sequence ATGAAATTAAAAACATATAGTGGAATACTAATTATCCTCCTCGTGATACTGTCCTGCATAGGTTCTGGTTGTGTTTCCAGTTCCGGGAAGTCGGCAGTAAATAATGTAGAAATGCAAACCATTACCGATGGTCTTGGAAGAGAAGTAACGGTCCCTGTGGCTCCTGAAAAAATCATCTGCCAGGGACCCGGTGCGCTAAGATATATTTGCTATCTTGGTGCTCAGGATAAAGTCGTTGGTGTTGAAGACATTGAATTGAGAAAAGATGAAAATAGAAGACCCTATGCTATTGCTAATCCTCAATTCCAGAACATGCCCCTGATAGGCGAATACAGGGGAAACACTGACCCCGAAAAGATCGTTGCCGTTGATCCTGATGTGATCTTCTGGACATACGTGCAGTCAGCTGATGATGCAGATGAACTTCAGGCAAAGACAGGGATCCCTGTGATAGCCCTTAATTATGGAGACCTCGGAGTCTATCGCGATGATATGTACCATTCACTGCGTATCATGGCAGAAGTAATGGAAAAAGAAGAAAGAGGAGAAGAGGTCATTGAGTTCTTCGATATGACCATCGAAGACCTTGGTTCCAGAACTGAGGATATCCCTGAAGAAGAAAAGGCTTCCGTCTATGTTGGCGGCATAGCATACAGAGGTCCACATGGGTTCCAGTCAACTGAACCATCCTACCCGCCATTTGAACTTATTAATGCAAAGAATGTAGCATCATCACTTGGAACCGAACATGCTGATGTGTCAAAGGAAGCTATCATTGAATGGGACCCGGAGATCATTTTTGTTGACCTTTCAACATACCAGACGACACCTTCAGCAGTAGATGAGCTGAAAACTGATCCGGCCTACACCTCACTGACAGCTGTAAAGAACGGCGAAGTCTATGGCGTAGTGCCTTACAACTGGTACACCACGAACCATGGTTCTGTACTTGCTGCCGCTTACTACTCAGGCGAGGTGATCTATCCTGACAGGTTCCAGAACATCGATGCTGCTGAAAAAGCAGACGAGATCTATGTATTCCTCTTTGGTGAACCGGCTTATGAAGCCATGAACTCCGGATTTAGTGCAGGATTCGGACAGATAGAAC
- a CDS encoding COG1361 S-layer family protein, whose amino-acid sequence MMNYKRPIGILVLLILLFVVAGPIIAGAASSSSTLRVDLLRYDPYPAEIGSYVDVWIKVENFASGTAEDVSIKIEPEYPFSLDSENNAIKNFGILPPDRTAIHEYRLYVDDGAKAGAGSFDILYRASDESSWQKTSFDIKVGSTTFDSKGTVGLSNVISSPEVFMPGDEGSVSFTLTNTAQQSTIVIDDESYDTYARVQSATLMGTDMITVTSQPYEGKGVLGPGDFVQVTYNIKVSDSMEDGTYFLDLVMIGNSHSFNNNWMVPVVVDSSAVRVIPSMPLVLENGKADLEFDVANIHPNALSSVLVKLEADGVKFLPQEYFVGSMDPDELFTIEIEAQADDPDKTGPVNLTIYTDYRNGLNEHNEVIGTDVLTLEHVEEDGNNTALAILLIGGIIVAVAYYMYRKKGLRISMDR is encoded by the coding sequence ATGATGAATTATAAAAGACCAATAGGGATCCTTGTATTGTTGATATTGCTTTTCGTTGTTGCAGGTCCCATAATTGCTGGTGCAGCATCTTCCAGCAGTACATTAAGGGTGGACCTGCTGAGGTATGATCCTTATCCTGCAGAAATAGGTTCTTATGTAGATGTGTGGATCAAAGTTGAGAATTTTGCATCCGGGACCGCTGAGGACGTTTCAATAAAGATCGAACCAGAGTATCCCTTTTCACTGGATTCAGAGAATAATGCCATCAAGAATTTTGGCATCTTACCTCCTGACAGGACTGCTATCCATGAGTATCGTCTTTATGTGGATGATGGTGCAAAGGCAGGTGCAGGAAGTTTTGACATCCTGTATCGTGCAAGTGACGAATCTTCCTGGCAAAAGACCAGTTTTGATATCAAAGTAGGCTCCACCACTTTTGATAGCAAGGGTACAGTAGGCCTCTCAAACGTGATCTCCTCTCCTGAGGTATTTATGCCGGGGGATGAAGGAAGTGTAAGCTTTACCCTGACAAATACTGCCCAGCAGAGTACGATCGTTATCGATGATGAAAGCTATGATACGTATGCAAGGGTGCAGTCAGCAACACTTATGGGTACTGATATGATCACAGTGACCAGCCAGCCGTATGAAGGTAAGGGTGTACTAGGTCCCGGGGATTTTGTACAGGTTACCTATAACATCAAGGTTAGTGATTCGATGGAGGATGGTACTTATTTCCTTGATCTTGTCATGATAGGCAACTCACATTCATTTAATAATAACTGGATGGTGCCCGTTGTTGTAGATTCCTCTGCTGTGAGGGTAATTCCTTCCATGCCGCTTGTCCTGGAGAATGGAAAGGCAGACCTTGAATTCGATGTTGCGAATATCCATCCGAACGCACTGTCCTCTGTGCTGGTAAAACTTGAAGCAGATGGTGTGAAATTCCTCCCGCAGGAATATTTCGTGGGATCCATGGACCCTGATGAACTGTTCACCATTGAGATCGAAGCGCAGGCAGATGATCCTGATAAGACCGGTCCGGTAAACCTTACCATCTACACGGATTACAGGAACGGTTTGAACGAGCACAACGAAGTCATTGGAACAGATGTTCTTACATTGGAACATGTAGAGGAAGACGGTAACAATACTGCACTTGCGATCCTGTTGATCGGGGGTATCATTGTAGCTGTTGCTTACTACATGTACAGGAAAAAAGGCCTAAGGATATCTATGGACCGCTGA
- a CDS encoding ABC transporter permease produces MVNLSQATKIALGSIRSAKMRSALTTLGIVIGVAAVIVNISMGVGFSQSFEDNIGAVGSNFIIIYTQKSNVLNDNQLEVVRNTAGVEALSPVNGQIGTVTYQSSGRSTTINGVRSEYEEVGNILMEKGQFLTDQDQYVAVIGSDIAYDKFERNLSVKNSINISINNIDGTVSTRKFTVKGIIQDPEGTYIAPELDPRFRVFIPLDVMQEMQGVTDIGFFFVKAESLEVLEATTDEIDENLARSVGVPSRDLDNEDAKPYVIFSQQDILEQLNQISTALTSILTAIALIALLVGSIGITNIMLVTVTERTKEIGILKSLGYTYRDILTIFVVESAIIGFLGGIFGVILGVIGSYIVNQYLDVPFVFPISLVFLGFSIALFVGVVSGVYPANKAARMDPGESLRYE; encoded by the coding sequence ATGGTAAATCTCTCACAGGCGACGAAGATCGCACTTGGTAGCATACGTAGTGCTAAGATGCGCTCTGCTTTGACAACGCTTGGTATTGTTATAGGTGTAGCTGCTGTTATTGTGAACATCTCGATGGGTGTGGGATTTAGCCAGAGCTTTGAAGATAACATTGGAGCTGTGGGGTCAAATTTCATCATTATTTACACGCAAAAGAGCAATGTTCTCAATGATAACCAACTTGAGGTCGTGAGGAACACAGCAGGCGTTGAGGCGCTATCTCCTGTCAATGGACAAATTGGTACTGTCACATATCAATCTTCGGGCAGGAGTACCACAATAAATGGTGTCCGTTCAGAATATGAAGAAGTCGGGAATATCTTAATGGAAAAAGGCCAGTTCCTCACCGATCAGGACCAATACGTTGCTGTGATAGGTTCGGATATAGCGTATGACAAATTTGAAAGGAACCTTTCTGTCAAGAACTCCATTAATATTTCCATCAATAATATCGATGGTACTGTGAGCACACGTAAATTCACAGTGAAAGGTATCATCCAGGACCCTGAGGGAACTTATATTGCTCCTGAGCTTGATCCAAGATTTAGGGTATTTATCCCCCTGGATGTGATGCAGGAGATGCAGGGTGTAACTGATATTGGTTTCTTTTTTGTAAAAGCTGAGAGCCTTGAGGTACTTGAAGCAACTACTGATGAGATCGATGAGAACCTTGCAAGGTCTGTTGGTGTCCCCAGTCGTGATCTCGATAATGAGGATGCAAAACCCTATGTGATCTTCAGCCAGCAGGACATCCTTGAGCAGCTCAACCAGATCTCCACTGCACTCACATCGATCCTGACCGCGATCGCATTGATAGCCCTTCTTGTTGGTTCTATTGGTATCACGAACATCATGCTCGTGACAGTTACTGAAAGGACAAAAGAGATCGGTATCCTTAAGTCCCTGGGATATACTTACAGGGATATTCTGACGATCTTTGTTGTGGAATCAGCTATCATTGGCTTCTTAGGCGGCATCTTTGGTGTTATCCTCGGAGTTATAGGCTCTTACATTGTGAACCAGTACCTTGATGTACCGTTCGTCTTCCCGATATCCCTTGTCTTCCTGGGATTTAGTATCGCACTCTTTGTAGGGGTCGTATCAGGAGTCTATCCTGCCAATAAAGCAGCTAGAATGGATCCGGGGGAGTCGTTGAGATATGAGTGA
- a CDS encoding MarC family protein, which translates to MDLIGYFIYSFMTLFIIVSPITGVITFITLTNGLSLDAKNVIAKKSVMLAFVIAIFFIFTGNIILDILGISLDSLKVAGGLLLFTIAFDMMQAKISRESITDKEIDASADREDIWIFPIAMPILTGPATITTVIILTETAEVVQQKLLVILATVITYSIAMVTFLFSRRIHKKMGYNGMLVLTRLFGLFLGAISVTMIASGIWGIYIGMVGLPT; encoded by the coding sequence ATGGACCTTATAGGGTATTTTATCTATTCTTTTATGACTCTATTTATTATTGTAAGCCCTATTACCGGAGTCATTACTTTTATAACGCTGACCAATGGTCTCTCTCTTGATGCAAAGAACGTGATCGCAAAGAAATCTGTTATGCTGGCATTTGTTATTGCCATATTCTTTATTTTCACGGGAAATATTATTCTTGATATTCTTGGGATCAGCCTTGATTCACTGAAAGTTGCAGGTGGACTCTTACTTTTTACGATAGCTTTTGATATGATGCAGGCCAAGATCTCAAGAGAAAGCATTACTGACAAAGAGATAGATGCATCTGCTGATCGTGAAGATATCTGGATCTTCCCCATCGCAATGCCAATTCTCACAGGTCCTGCTACAATAACAACAGTTATTATTCTTACAGAAACCGCTGAAGTGGTTCAGCAAAAATTGCTCGTAATACTTGCAACAGTTATTACATATTCAATAGCCATGGTAACATTTCTCTTTTCGAGAAGAATACACAAAAAAATGGGATATAATGGAATGCTGGTACTTACCAGACTATTTGGTCTGTTCCTGGGTGCGATCTCAGTAACTATGATAGCAAGTGGTATCTGGGGAATTTACATTGGAATGGTGGGATTGCCTACTTAA
- the bcp gene encoding thioredoxin-dependent thiol peroxidase — MAKTSLTAGEKAPALCLPDPEGNDVSLEDLKGKWVVLYFYPKDNTSGCSIEAMEFTKLKGDFEEEGAVVIGVSKDSQKSHQRFIEKKELGITLLSDESTELQQSYDVWQLKKMAGREYMGTVRTTFLIDPEGNIAKVWDKVKAKGHAGAVLEGLREIKGE, encoded by the coding sequence ATGGCAAAAACATCACTTACTGCAGGCGAAAAAGCCCCCGCGCTCTGTCTACCGGATCCCGAAGGAAATGATGTATCTTTAGAGGATCTTAAAGGAAAATGGGTAGTTCTTTATTTCTATCCCAAGGATAACACATCAGGATGCAGCATAGAAGCCATGGAATTCACAAAACTGAAAGGCGATTTCGAGGAAGAGGGTGCTGTTGTAATAGGTGTCAGTAAAGACAGCCAGAAATCTCATCAAAGGTTCATTGAGAAGAAAGAACTTGGAATTACTCTTCTTTCAGACGAAAGTACTGAGTTACAGCAAAGCTATGATGTTTGGCAGCTGAAGAAAATGGCAGGCCGGGAATATATGGGAACTGTCAGGACGACCTTCCTTATCGATCCTGAAGGCAATATCGCAAAGGTGTGGGATAAGGTCAAGGCCAAGGGACATGCTGGGGCTGTGCTTGAGGGATTGAGGGAGATCAAGGGAGAATAA
- the corA gene encoding magnesium/cobalt transporter CorA, with protein sequence MSKMVHAGSRKVGVAPGTLIHIGKKQLTEPKITVIDYNADDFQELVAENIEEAYPFKDSENVSWINIYGVHHVDLIEKIGTNFGIHPLVLEDIVHTDQRPKVEFFDSYMYIVLKMLQYDKDKEEIIAEQVSIILGSNFVISFQEIMGDTFDPVRDRIRSSKGRIRKQGPDYLTYALLDSIVDNYFVMLEKIGENIESLDDELLDDPTPKTLEKIHRLKKEVIFLRKFVWPLREVISSLQREESPFIKESTSIFLKDVYDHIIQVMDTIESYRDILSTMLDLYLSTASNKMNEIMKVLTIIATIFIPLTFIAGIYGMNFEYMPELKWHLGYPAVWALMISVSLVMLTYFRKLKWI encoded by the coding sequence ATGAGTAAAATGGTTCATGCGGGTTCCAGAAAAGTAGGCGTTGCTCCCGGAACACTGATTCATATTGGGAAAAAACAGCTAACAGAGCCAAAAATAACTGTTATTGATTACAATGCAGATGATTTTCAGGAACTGGTAGCAGAAAATATCGAGGAAGCATATCCATTTAAAGATAGTGAAAATGTTTCCTGGATCAATATTTACGGAGTACATCATGTCGACCTGATCGAAAAGATAGGTACTAACTTTGGTATACATCCCCTTGTACTTGAAGACATTGTCCACACTGATCAACGACCTAAAGTAGAATTTTTCGATTCCTATATGTATATAGTTCTGAAGATGTTACAATATGATAAGGACAAAGAGGAGATCATAGCTGAGCAGGTCAGTATTATCCTCGGGTCAAATTTTGTAATTTCGTTCCAGGAAATTATGGGGGATACTTTCGATCCGGTAAGAGATCGAATAAGATCATCAAAGGGTCGGATCCGAAAACAAGGTCCTGATTATCTGACTTATGCACTCCTGGATTCTATAGTTGACAACTATTTTGTTATGCTTGAGAAAATAGGTGAAAATATAGAATCACTTGATGACGAACTCCTTGATGACCCTACACCAAAAACTCTTGAGAAGATCCATCGCTTAAAGAAAGAAGTGATCTTTTTAAGGAAATTCGTCTGGCCTTTAAGGGAAGTTATAAGCAGTTTACAAAGAGAAGAGTCACCTTTTATCAAAGAGTCAACATCAATTTTCCTTAAAGATGTCTATGATCACATAATTCAGGTAATGGATACAATTGAATCATATCGAGATATCCTCTCCACGATGCTCGATCTTTACCTTTCTACTGCAAGCAACAAAATGAACGAGATAATGAAAGTACTTACCATCATAGCGACCATCTTTATTCCCCTCACGTTCATCGCAGGAATATATGGGATGAACTTTGAATATATGCCAGAGCTGAAATGGCATTTGGGATATCCTGCGGTCTGGGCACTAATGATATCCGTATCTCTTGTGATGCTCACTTATTTCAGAAAACTGAAATGGATATGA
- a CDS encoding ABC transporter ATP-binding protein: METTPNTDIDDPAVVKATDVCRDYQVGEMTIPVLKNVNMVVEKGEFVAIMGPSGSGKSTLMNLIGCLDRPTCGTVLLMGKNINSISDNELAKLRGLEIGFVFQSFNLVPRLTALENVELPTYANSRPGVDNRKYAKELLELVGLEDRMNYRPTELSGGQSQRVAVARALINDPSLILADEPTGNLDSKTGKEIMELFTDLNNKGRTIIMITHDPNLAKKYADRVVYLKDGYIEDRNDVAN; the protein is encoded by the coding sequence TTGGAAACAACCCCAAATACGGATATTGATGATCCTGCTGTTGTAAAGGCTACTGATGTCTGTCGTGATTACCAGGTAGGTGAGATGACAATCCCTGTTCTTAAAAATGTGAACATGGTTGTTGAAAAAGGAGAATTTGTCGCTATAATGGGTCCGTCGGGTTCTGGTAAAAGTACACTTATGAACCTGATAGGTTGTCTGGACCGCCCTACCTGTGGTACTGTCCTTCTTATGGGAAAAAATATAAACAGTATCTCTGACAACGAACTGGCAAAGCTTCGGGGGCTTGAAATTGGTTTTGTGTTCCAGAGCTTCAACCTTGTTCCAAGGCTTACTGCTCTTGAGAATGTGGAACTTCCCACTTATGCCAATAGCAGGCCCGGTGTTGATAATCGAAAATATGCAAAGGAGCTTCTGGAACTGGTGGGGCTGGAAGACAGAATGAATTACCGTCCAACTGAACTTTCAGGAGGTCAATCCCAGAGAGTTGCTGTTGCACGCGCTTTGATCAATGATCCATCGCTTATCCTTGCTGATGAGCCTACCGGGAACCTCGATTCCAAAACAGGTAAGGAGATCATGGAACTGTTCACTGATCTCAATAATAAGGGACGTACGATCATAATGATAACGCATGATCCGAATCTTGCAAAAAAATATGCTGACCGGGTGGTATACCTGAAAGATGGGTATATCGAAGACCGTAATGATGTTGCTAACTAA
- a CDS encoding multidrug efflux SMR transporter yields the protein MSYVFLFAAILFEVMGTTCMKLSEGFTKTLPSIMIFVFYGVSFTLFTLALKRLEVSLAYAIWSGIGTLSITAIGIFYFDETLTALKVGSIALIIIGVIGLNLSSGMH from the coding sequence TTGAGCTACGTATTTCTTTTTGCAGCCATACTTTTCGAAGTCATGGGAACCACCTGCATGAAACTATCAGAAGGCTTTACCAAAACGCTTCCTTCCATAATGATATTTGTGTTCTATGGAGTCAGTTTCACCCTCTTCACACTGGCCCTCAAACGACTTGAGGTCAGCCTTGCATATGCCATCTGGTCAGGTATCGGTACACTAAGCATTACTGCTATTGGCATCTTCTATTTTGATGAAACACTGACAGCCCTTAAAGTAGGTTCTATTGCCCTTATTATCATAGGAGTCATCGGACTTAATTTAAGCAGCGGGATGCACTAA